Proteins encoded together in one Deinococcus ruber window:
- a CDS encoding MarR family winged helix-turn-helix transcriptional regulator, translating into MSRPDPPSSLPPLDSSDPVERLTLCMQQLHRLVSDRIMGTLQSSLQGEDVSFTQMTAMYKVRAFAPISVTLLAEHLGVSLPATSQLIQELVRRELMERRENPDNRREKLLALSEKGQQFLSIKERAMVGAYTEVFGGVDAATLIGAEQAITALISQARQLQQAQGVHLQGRSGACPAALHVPALPLSKESPPAPAVRKENV; encoded by the coding sequence GTGAGCCGCCCTGACCCACCGAGTTCCCTGCCGCCTCTGGATTCCAGCGATCCAGTCGAGCGCCTGACCCTGTGTATGCAGCAGCTTCACCGACTGGTATCCGACCGCATCATGGGCACGCTGCAAAGTTCGCTCCAGGGCGAAGACGTGAGTTTTACCCAGATGACCGCCATGTATAAGGTGCGTGCCTTCGCGCCGATCAGTGTCACGCTGCTGGCAGAGCATCTGGGCGTGAGCCTGCCCGCGACCAGTCAGCTGATTCAGGAACTGGTCCGGCGCGAACTGATGGAACGCCGGGAAAATCCTGACAATCGCCGTGAAAAATTACTGGCGCTCAGCGAGAAGGGACAGCAGTTTCTGAGCATCAAGGAGCGGGCGATGGTCGGGGCGTACACCGAGGTCTTCGGAGGCGTGGATGCTGCTACGCTGATCGGCGCTGAACAGGCGATTACGGCTCTGATTTCGCAGGCCCGCCAGCTTCAACAGGCTCAGGGAGTCCATCTTCAAGGGCGAAGCGGCGCGTGCCCAGCCGCCCTGCATGTACCGGCCCTTCCGTTGTCCAAAGAATCGCCCCCCGCCCCCGCTGTTCGTAAGGAGAACGTATGA
- a CDS encoding MDR family MFS transporter, producing MTQAAPPNLDPKDRINYAEVLDFPTKRLILIGTLLGLFLAALDQTIVATAMPRIAKDLNGLNLYSWVTTIYLLASTAMVPIYGKLSDIYGRKRVLLFGIVVFLLGSALCGMAGESFFGNMFGGGMMQLIVFRGLQGFGGAALTSVAFSIIADIFAPAERGRYQGLFGAVFGLSSVIGPLLGGFLTDNVSWRWVFYVNLPIGLIALYFIATKMPRLASGLKPKIDYIGAILVIVFSVPLLLGLTFGADSNYGWTSPTVLTLFAVSVVALIAFLFVESRHESPILPLTLFHNPTFAWGVLARFFIGAAFLGAILFLSLYLVNVQGVSATKAGTATIPLTMGLIFGAVMSGQLASRLGYYKMLIIIGLCLMMGGFFLLSTLNADTPYARVILYMVVLGLGIGPALPLFNLAIQNAVKPWEIGVATSSGQFFQQMGSTIGTAVFGAILSATLAPGIASNLKAAETGQPAAVVAQLESTRQKITSASGASANASRSGSTGPTFEQISTQITAGINTQFSSIAAAVKSGDPAKFSAVVNNPALPAQMREGLSRIPAQAIQSPQGQQQVLSTLKTFQTSATTAALKVARTTFDLSSRATKVAFASTVSRIYLISIFVALLALLAVLPMPNLRMPKKGEGGGGERPGALAAMEG from the coding sequence ATGACGCAAGCTGCTCCACCTAATCTCGACCCGAAGGACCGCATCAACTACGCCGAGGTGCTCGATTTTCCGACCAAGCGCCTCATTCTGATCGGCACGCTGCTGGGCCTGTTTCTGGCGGCCCTCGATCAGACCATCGTGGCGACCGCCATGCCGCGCATCGCCAAAGACCTGAACGGCCTGAATCTGTACAGCTGGGTCACGACCATCTATCTGCTCGCCAGCACCGCGATGGTGCCGATTTACGGCAAGCTCTCCGACATCTACGGACGCAAGCGCGTGCTGCTGTTCGGTATCGTGGTCTTCCTGCTCGGCTCGGCGCTGTGCGGCATGGCAGGCGAGAGCTTCTTCGGCAATATGTTCGGCGGCGGCATGATGCAGCTCATCGTGTTCCGTGGCCTTCAGGGCTTCGGCGGCGCGGCCCTTACATCGGTGGCGTTCTCGATCATCGCCGACATCTTCGCGCCCGCCGAGCGTGGCCGCTACCAGGGTCTGTTCGGCGCGGTCTTCGGCCTGAGCAGCGTGATTGGGCCGCTGCTGGGCGGCTTCCTGACCGACAACGTGTCGTGGCGCTGGGTGTTCTACGTCAATCTGCCCATCGGTCTGATCGCGCTGTACTTCATCGCCACCAAGATGCCGCGCCTCGCCAGCGGCCTGAAGCCCAAGATCGACTACATCGGAGCCATTCTGGTGATCGTGTTCAGCGTGCCGCTGCTGCTGGGCCTCACCTTCGGCGCAGACAGCAACTACGGCTGGACGAGCCCCACCGTCCTGACGCTGTTCGCCGTGTCGGTGGTGGCGCTGATCGCCTTCCTGTTCGTGGAATCGCGCCATGAAAGCCCGATTCTGCCGCTCACCCTCTTTCACAATCCGACGTTTGCCTGGGGCGTACTGGCCCGCTTCTTCATCGGGGCGGCCTTCCTGGGCGCGATCCTGTTCCTGAGCCTGTATCTGGTGAACGTGCAGGGCGTCAGCGCGACCAAAGCCGGAACCGCCACCATTCCCCTGACGATGGGCCTGATCTTCGGCGCGGTCATGAGCGGTCAGCTCGCGTCGCGTCTGGGCTACTACAAGATGCTGATCATCATCGGCCTGTGCCTGATGATGGGCGGATTCTTCCTGCTCTCGACCCTGAACGCCGACACGCCGTATGCCCGCGTCATCCTGTACATGGTGGTGCTGGGACTGGGTATCGGCCCGGCGCTGCCGCTCTTCAACCTCGCCATTCAGAATGCCGTCAAGCCCTGGGAAATCGGCGTGGCGACCAGCAGCGGGCAGTTCTTTCAGCAGATGGGCAGCACCATCGGCACCGCCGTCTTCGGAGCCATCCTGAGCGCGACCCTCGCTCCCGGCATCGCCTCCAACCTCAAGGCCGCCGAAACCGGCCAGCCCGCTGCCGTCGTGGCGCAGCTCGAAAGCACCCGCCAGAAGATCACCAGCGCTTCGGGTGCGTCGGCCAACGCCAGCCGCTCTGGCAGCACCGGCCCCACCTTCGAGCAGATTTCGACCCAGATCACGGCAGGCATCAACACGCAGTTTTCGAGCATCGCGGCAGCCGTCAAGAGTGGCGACCCGGCCAAGTTCAGCGCCGTGGTCAATAACCCCGCCCTGCCCGCCCAGATGCGTGAAGGTCTGAGCCGCATTCCCGCGCAGGCCATCCAGAGTCCTCAGGGTCAGCAGCAGGTACTCAGCACCCTGAAGACCTTCCAGACCAGCGCGACCACCGCTGCCCTGAAGGTCGCCCGCACCACCTTCGACCTGAGCAGCCGCGCAACCAAGGTGGCGTTTGCCAGTACCGTCAGCCGCATCTACCTCATCAGCATTTTCGTGGCGCTGCTGGCACTGCTGGCCGTGCTGCCGATGCCCAACCTCCGCATGCCCAAGAAGGGTGAGGGCGGCGGCGGCGAGCGTCCCGGCGCACTGGCCGCGATGGAAGGCTGA
- the gnd gene encoding decarboxylating NADP(+)-dependent phosphogluconate dehydrogenase yields the protein MTQNSTTPGDLAQAQATQTQADSTTPLRSEAVQTQQLYASPIDEGVADIGIIGLAVMGENLILNMASKGFTVAAFNRTTSKVDEFISGRARGQTILGADDLPTFVSLLKKPRKVMLMVKAGAPVDAFIEMVTPLLEEGDIIIDGGNTYYPDTVRREAALREKGLYFIGTGVSGGEEGALTGPSIMPGGSPEAWPFVKPIFQGIAAKVADGTPCCDWVGEGGAGHFVKMVHNGIEYADMQMIAEAYSLLSGTLGLAPAEIGKIFEEWNRGELDSYLIEITADILSKIDDETGKPMVDVILDTAGQKGTGKWTSVTALDVGSPAATITEAVYARAISALKDERVAASKLLSGPAAQPAPDAAQFTEAVRQALYASKIAAYAQGFQLMALAARENGWKLDFGSIAMMWRGGCIIRAAFLDNIKQAYDADAELGNLLLAPYFAGIMASHQASWRSVIATAVTGGVWVPAFSSALAYYDGYRSERLPANILQAQRDYFGAHTYERIDRARGEFFHTNWTGRGGTTASTTYNV from the coding sequence ATGACGCAGAATTCCACAACGCCCGGCGACCTCGCACAGGCTCAGGCCACCCAGACCCAGGCCGACTCCACCACTCCCCTGCGCTCGGAAGCGGTACAGACGCAGCAGCTGTATGCCTCGCCGATTGACGAGGGTGTGGCCGATATCGGCATCATCGGGCTGGCCGTTATGGGCGAGAACCTGATCCTGAACATGGCGAGCAAAGGCTTCACGGTGGCGGCCTTCAACCGCACCACCAGCAAGGTCGATGAGTTTATTTCAGGCCGCGCCAGAGGGCAGACGATTCTGGGAGCCGACGACCTGCCCACCTTCGTGAGCCTGCTGAAAAAGCCGCGCAAGGTCATGCTGATGGTCAAGGCGGGCGCACCAGTCGATGCCTTTATCGAGATGGTGACTCCGCTGCTCGAAGAGGGCGACATCATCATCGACGGCGGCAACACCTATTACCCCGACACCGTGCGCCGCGAGGCCGCGCTGCGCGAGAAGGGACTGTACTTCATCGGCACCGGGGTTTCTGGCGGGGAAGAGGGCGCTCTGACCGGCCCCAGCATCATGCCCGGCGGCAGCCCCGAGGCGTGGCCCTTCGTCAAGCCGATCTTTCAGGGCATCGCCGCGAAGGTGGCCGACGGCACGCCCTGCTGCGACTGGGTGGGCGAGGGCGGCGCGGGCCACTTCGTCAAGATGGTGCACAACGGCATCGAGTACGCCGACATGCAGATGATCGCCGAGGCGTACAGCCTGCTGTCGGGCACGCTGGGGCTGGCTCCTGCCGAGATCGGCAAGATTTTTGAGGAGTGGAACCGGGGCGAACTCGACAGCTACCTGATCGAGATCACCGCCGACATCCTCTCCAAGATCGACGACGAGACCGGAAAGCCGATGGTCGATGTGATTCTGGACACCGCCGGGCAGAAAGGCACCGGCAAATGGACGAGTGTGACGGCGCTCGACGTGGGCAGCCCCGCCGCGACCATCACCGAAGCGGTGTATGCCCGCGCCATCAGCGCCCTGAAAGACGAGCGGGTGGCGGCCAGCAAGCTGCTGAGCGGCCCGGCAGCCCAGCCCGCCCCCGACGCGGCGCAGTTCACCGAAGCTGTCCGGCAGGCACTGTACGCGTCCAAGATCGCGGCATATGCTCAGGGCTTTCAGCTGATGGCGCTGGCAGCCCGCGAGAATGGCTGGAAGCTCGACTTCGGCAGCATCGCCATGATGTGGCGCGGCGGCTGCATCATCCGGGCGGCCTTCCTCGACAACATCAAGCAGGCCTACGACGCCGATGCCGAGCTGGGAAACCTGCTGCTGGCTCCGTATTTCGCGGGCATCATGGCAAGTCATCAGGCGTCGTGGCGCAGCGTGATCGCCACTGCTGTGACGGGCGGCGTGTGGGTGCCTGCCTTCTCCAGCGCCCTGGCCTACTACGACGGGTACCGCAGCGAGCGCCTGCCCGCCAACATCCTTCAGGCACAGCGCGACTACTTCGGGGCGCACACCTACGAGCGCATCGACAGAGCGCGGGGCGAGTTCTTCCACACCAACTGGACCGGACGCGGCGGCACCACTGCCAGCACGACCTACAACGTCTAA
- a CDS encoding DUF2167 domain-containing protein, with protein MKTFLTVLLSVSASALATTTSPPSLHPQTGRISILHGSATVQADSGLFYLDAADARSMIVDVWGNPPEVASDVLGMLVPGNAPQDSAESWGIVLTESQDGHVSDSDAAQTNYTSLLSDMQQGVEERNTERTKAGYEPIRLVGWAEPPSYDAMTHKMYWAKELVFGTDSAKQADHTLNYAVRVLGRQNVLELNAVGSMAQLPAIRQGMKEVVQRVSFNPGSRYEDFNASTDKLATYGIAGLIAGGVVAQKVGLFALIPLLLKKGWIVIVALLALLRRVGGMFSRRRAAHPEVELASDSQRSEVSAATVAIPAPQQARISLSKPGDRPLGRHEN; from the coding sequence ATGAAAACATTTCTGACTGTGCTGCTGTCTGTGTCGGCCTCTGCGCTGGCGACGACCACCTCTCCACCGAGTCTCCACCCTCAGACCGGGCGTATTTCGATCCTGCACGGAAGCGCGACGGTACAGGCCGACAGCGGACTGTTTTACCTGGATGCCGCCGACGCCCGCAGCATGATCGTGGACGTGTGGGGCAATCCGCCGGAAGTGGCGAGCGACGTGCTGGGAATGCTGGTGCCGGGCAACGCCCCGCAGGACAGTGCCGAGAGCTGGGGTATCGTGCTGACCGAAAGCCAGGACGGGCATGTCAGCGACAGCGACGCGGCCCAGACCAACTACACCTCACTGCTCAGCGATATGCAGCAGGGCGTCGAGGAGCGCAACACCGAGCGCACCAAGGCCGGATACGAACCGATCCGGCTGGTCGGCTGGGCCGAGCCGCCAAGTTACGACGCCATGACTCACAAGATGTACTGGGCCAAAGAACTGGTGTTCGGAACAGACAGCGCCAAGCAGGCCGACCATACCCTCAATTACGCGGTGCGGGTGCTGGGCCGCCAGAACGTACTGGAGCTGAATGCGGTGGGCAGCATGGCGCAGCTTCCGGCCATTCGTCAGGGCATGAAAGAGGTCGTGCAGCGCGTCAGCTTCAATCCCGGTTCTCGCTACGAAGACTTCAATGCCAGTACCGACAAACTGGCGACCTACGGCATCGCGGGTCTGATCGCCGGGGGCGTGGTGGCCCAGAAAGTCGGCCTGTTTGCCCTAATTCCGCTGCTGCTCAAGAAGGGCTGGATTGTGATCGTGGCGCTGCTGGCCCTGCTGCGGCGGGTAGGCGGCATGTTCAGTCGTCGCCGGGCTGCTCACCCAGAAGTCGAGCTGGCCTCCGACTCTCAGAGAAGCGAGGTGAGTGCTGCCACCGTTGCCATTCCCGCGCCGCAGCAGGCGCGGATCAGCCTCAGCAAACCGGGCGACCGACCGCTGGGCCGCCACGAGAACTGA
- a CDS encoding class I SAM-dependent methyltransferase, which produces MSTPTQATTWDATEYRTRHAFVFQSSQDLANDWLSPQPGERILDLGCGSGELSALIAQSGAQVVGADASSAMIEAARSTHPGLSFEVQDAHLLPYRSEFDAVFSNAALHWMKPLDSVMQRVAAALVPGGRFVLEMGGAGNVQTTLDAVQHSTTSLGLPDLTHPWVFPSTAQLAALLEAAGLRVLRTHWFERPSLLPGEDGFRAWLDSFGSGWLAPLSADEREAVLTRAAEYARPRLWNGSAWVSDYCRLRALAVKTS; this is translated from the coding sequence ATGAGCACACCAACGCAGGCCACCACCTGGGACGCCACCGAGTACCGCACCCGCCACGCCTTCGTTTTTCAGAGCAGTCAGGATCTGGCGAACGACTGGCTCAGCCCTCAGCCGGGCGAACGCATTCTCGATCTGGGCTGTGGCAGCGGCGAACTCAGCGCCCTGATCGCGCAGAGTGGCGCACAGGTCGTGGGGGCCGACGCGTCTTCTGCCATGATCGAGGCGGCCCGCAGCACCCATCCGGGGCTGAGCTTCGAGGTGCAGGACGCGCACTTACTGCCTTACCGCTCGGAGTTTGATGCCGTCTTCAGCAATGCGGCGCTGCACTGGATGAAGCCGCTGGACAGCGTGATGCAGCGGGTCGCGGCAGCGCTGGTGCCGGGTGGGCGTTTCGTGCTGGAGATGGGCGGCGCGGGCAACGTCCAGACGACCCTGGACGCCGTGCAGCACAGCACCACCTCGCTGGGCCTGCCCGATCTCACGCATCCCTGGGTCTTTCCGAGCACGGCGCAGCTTGCGGCCCTGCTGGAAGCGGCAGGCCTGAGAGTGCTGCGAACTCACTGGTTCGAACGCCCCAGCCTGCTGCCCGGCGAGGACGGGTTCCGGGCGTGGCTGGACAGCTTCGGCAGTGGCTGGCTGGCCCCGCTGAGTGCTGATGAGCGCGAAGCGGTGCTGACACGCGCTGCCGAATACGCCCGCCCACGGCTGTGGAACGGTTCTGCGTGGGTGTCGGACTACTGCCGACTGCGGGCGCTGGCGGTGAAGACGAGCTAG
- a CDS encoding 50S ribosomal protein L25/general stress protein Ctc, translating to MELKANPRKTQEQLQDGQMPAVAYNKEQNISFTLDRKEFDRAFRLQGQTGIFDITVGDSEAFPALVKSVQMDKRRRIPIHVDFTLVHYGEPIEVAVPIHTSGKARGAINGGMVDIVVHNLSVVAPGPRRIPQELVIDVTRLNIGDHVTAGQIKLPQGVTLAADADLIVVSVLPPRMSEGEAAAEDQAAQVAGLVAAGELSEEAAEAVLEGEATLEEVKAEESQSE from the coding sequence ATGGAACTCAAAGCAAATCCGCGCAAGACCCAGGAACAACTGCAAGACGGTCAGATGCCTGCCGTGGCCTACAACAAGGAGCAGAACATCTCCTTCACGCTCGACCGCAAGGAATTCGACCGGGCTTTCCGCCTTCAGGGCCAGACGGGCATCTTCGACATCACCGTGGGCGACAGCGAAGCCTTCCCCGCGCTGGTCAAGAGCGTCCAGATGGACAAGCGCCGCCGCATTCCGATCCACGTCGATTTCACGCTGGTTCACTACGGCGAGCCGATTGAAGTGGCCGTGCCCATCCACACCAGTGGCAAGGCACGCGGCGCGATCAACGGCGGCATGGTCGATATCGTGGTGCACAACCTCAGCGTCGTGGCCCCCGGCCCCCGCCGCATTCCTCAGGAACTGGTCATCGACGTGACCCGCCTGAACATCGGTGATCATGTGACCGCCGGTCAGATCAAGCTGCCTCAGGGCGTGACCCTGGCCGCCGACGCCGACCTGATCGTGGTGAGCGTGCTGCCGCCCCGTATGTCGGAAGGCGAGGCTGCTGCCGAGGATCAGGCTGCCCAGGTTGCCGGTCTGGTCGCTGCTGGCGAGCTGAGCGAGGAAGCCGCCGAAGCCGTGCTGGAAGGCGAGGCCACCCTCGAAGAGGTCAAGGCCGAGGAAAGCCAGAGCGAGTAA
- a CDS encoding carbohydrate kinase family protein, giving the protein MKFFVIGDVTVDHLYDLQHLPAPGEEVSPIRATMQPGGAGGTISVTLARLGHTVLLAARVGEDPFAEYALSNVRESGVSESAVQRDPSLLTSTITVMQTEGGKRAMISYGAANRELDPAKLKKKDIDSADALIVSAYSLIAGPQREYAIKALGFAKKAGVTIFMDLGTGAVNSVGTGLLDTVVGCDYLLLNQHELLALTGTSSISAALSVLGKRGVQKVVVKVGAMGSIVWTPDETELIDAVKIGDAVVDSTGSGDTFVAAFAHAVLSGQPLTRSALAANAAGVLSATSVGAQTRNISAGDLDALLGK; this is encoded by the coding sequence TTGAAATTTTTTGTCATCGGCGACGTGACGGTGGATCACCTGTACGACCTGCAACACCTGCCCGCCCCCGGCGAGGAAGTCTCTCCTATTCGCGCCACCATGCAGCCGGGCGGCGCGGGCGGCACCATCAGCGTGACGCTGGCGCGGCTGGGGCATACCGTGCTGCTGGCGGCCCGGGTCGGTGAAGACCCCTTTGCCGAGTACGCCCTGAGCAACGTGCGCGAAAGCGGCGTGAGCGAAAGCGCGGTGCAGCGCGACCCCTCATTGCTGACCAGCACCATTACGGTGATGCAGACCGAGGGCGGCAAACGCGCCATGATCAGCTACGGCGCGGCCAACCGCGAACTCGATCCGGCCAAGCTGAAGAAGAAAGACATCGACAGCGCCGACGCCCTGATCGTTTCGGCGTACAGCCTGATCGCGGGGCCGCAGCGCGAATATGCCATCAAAGCGCTGGGCTTTGCCAAGAAAGCGGGCGTCACCATCTTCATGGATCTGGGCACCGGGGCCGTGAACTCGGTGGGCACTGGCCTGCTTGATACCGTGGTCGGCTGCGATTACCTGCTGCTCAATCAGCACGAACTGCTGGCCCTGACCGGCACGTCGAGCATCAGTGCGGCCCTGAGCGTGCTGGGCAAGCGCGGTGTTCAGAAGGTGGTGGTCAAGGTGGGTGCAATGGGCAGCATCGTCTGGACGCCCGACGAAACCGAACTGATCGACGCCGTGAAGATCGGTGACGCCGTGGTGGACAGCACCGGATCGGGTGATACCTTCGTGGCGGCCTTCGCCCACGCGGTGCTGAGCGGGCAGCCGCTGACCAGAAGTGCGCTGGCAGCCAATGCAGCGGGGGTGCTGTCGGCCACCAGCGTGGGCGCACAGACGCGCAACATCTCGGCGGGCGACCTCGATGCCCTGCTGGGCAAGTAA
- the rsmA gene encoding 16S rRNA (adenine(1518)-N(6)/adenine(1519)-N(6))-dimethyltransferase RsmA, with protein MNTPLPSPLYSPKTVRDLLARHGLRPTKSLGQNFLIDGNILRLIAEAGGAQPGVNVLEVGPGLGVLTRELAERGAHVTTLEKDERLKDVLAETLAGLDIQIVWGDALNFDYASLPQGTRVIANLPYYISTALLTRFMTSGSIVSATVLVQREVAERLGSRPGQDGYGYLSALIALHGSVKVVRDVPKGAFFPAPDVTSSIVRLEFTGERPAAGLVKLLEQSLSHRRKTLRNNLRMAGYAPELLDRALEQAKLSGDVRAEDVPLTQMDALNTALIFQSEANPLTDS; from the coding sequence ATGAACACGCCCCTGCCATCTCCGCTCTATTCACCCAAAACGGTGCGCGATCTGCTGGCCCGGCATGGCCTGCGCCCAACCAAGAGCCTGGGGCAGAACTTTCTGATCGACGGTAACATCCTGCGGCTGATCGCCGAGGCGGGCGGCGCACAGCCGGGCGTGAACGTGCTGGAAGTCGGCCCCGGTCTGGGCGTGCTGACCCGCGAACTGGCCGAACGCGGCGCACACGTCACGACGCTCGAAAAAGACGAACGCCTGAAAGACGTGCTGGCCGAAACGCTGGCGGGCCTGGATATACAGATCGTCTGGGGCGACGCGCTGAACTTCGATTACGCGTCGCTGCCGCAGGGCACGCGGGTCATCGCCAATCTGCCGTATTACATCAGCACCGCGCTGCTGACGCGCTTCATGACCAGTGGCAGCATCGTGAGTGCCACGGTGCTGGTGCAGCGCGAGGTGGCCGAGCGTCTGGGCAGCCGACCGGGCCAGGACGGCTACGGCTACCTGTCGGCCCTGATCGCGCTGCACGGAAGCGTGAAAGTCGTGCGCGACGTGCCGAAAGGAGCTTTCTTCCCTGCCCCCGACGTGACTTCCAGCATCGTGCGGCTGGAATTTACCGGCGAGCGGCCCGCTGCCGGGCTGGTAAAGCTGCTGGAACAGTCTCTCAGCCACCGCCGCAAGACCCTGCGGAACAATCTGCGGATGGCAGGCTACGCGCCCGAACTGCTCGACCGGGCACTGGAACAGGCCAAGCTCAGCGGCGACGTTCGCGCCGAAGACGTGCCCCTGACCCAGATGGACGCCCTGAATACGGCGCTGATCTTTCAGAGTGAGGCGAATCCCCTGACCGATTCCTGA
- a CDS encoding DEAD/DEAH box helicase encodes MTDSTLPSASSAVQPLSTFQDMQLPSMLNAAITRLGYTVPTEIQLLSLPPARKGQDVLGTAATGSGKTVAFLLPLIEKLLSSRATPRRTRALVLAPTRELAAQIEEVALELCKSTPLRVTSIFGGVGQSPQAAALRAGTEIVIATPGRLLDHIGQGNAQFGGLEVLVLDEADRMLDLGFLPDIRRILKVLPSQRQTLLFSATMPDDILKLARDFQHNPVRVGVKHGGKPASRITELAYAVSSEMKVDLVAGLLAAPDVDQALVFTRTKHRANRVAEKLEKAGISAQRIHGNRSQTARTEALEGFKSGKYRVLVATDIAARGIDVPALGHVINFDVPVSAEDYVHRAGRTARAGLSGTAITLFSRDEEDGLRSIERFTGKPIERATLAGFDYSAKPSEGLEIPLRDRLAAHRAQRNGGQGGGQRGGGQGGSQGHARPASAQQGQGRSGQGSAGQRQQSSGQARPADNARFSTVAPAPGEGRSGGNRGGGPRRGGSGGGRR; translated from the coding sequence ATGACCGATTCCACCCTTCCTTCTGCTTCCAGCGCTGTCCAGCCCCTCAGCACCTTTCAGGACATGCAGCTTCCCTCGATGCTCAATGCCGCCATCACTCGGCTCGGCTACACCGTGCCCACCGAGATTCAGCTGCTGAGCCTGCCCCCCGCCCGCAAAGGTCAGGACGTGCTCGGCACGGCGGCGACCGGTTCCGGCAAGACGGTGGCCTTCCTGCTGCCGCTGATCGAGAAGCTGCTGTCGAGCCGCGCCACGCCGCGCAGAACCCGCGCTCTGGTGCTGGCCCCTACCCGCGAACTGGCCGCGCAGATCGAGGAAGTGGCGCTGGAACTGTGCAAGAGCACGCCGCTGCGCGTCACCAGCATCTTCGGCGGCGTGGGCCAGAGTCCTCAGGCGGCGGCGCTGCGGGCAGGCACCGAAATCGTGATTGCCACGCCCGGACGCCTGCTCGACCACATCGGTCAGGGCAACGCGCAGTTTGGCGGCCTGGAAGTGCTGGTGCTCGACGAGGCCGACCGTATGCTCGACCTGGGCTTCCTGCCCGACATCCGCCGCATCCTGAAGGTGCTGCCCTCTCAGCGCCAGACGCTGCTGTTCTCGGCCACCATGCCCGACGACATCCTGAAGCTGGCCCGCGACTTCCAGCACAACCCCGTGCGCGTGGGCGTGAAGCACGGCGGCAAGCCTGCCTCGCGCATTACCGAACTGGCGTATGCCGTGAGCAGTGAGATGAAGGTCGATCTGGTCGCCGGGCTGCTGGCCGCCCCCGATGTCGATCAGGCGCTGGTGTTTACCCGCACCAAGCACCGCGCCAACCGCGTGGCCGAGAAGCTGGAGAAAGCCGGAATCAGCGCCCAGCGCATTCACGGCAACCGCTCGCAGACCGCCCGCACCGAGGCGCTCGAAGGCTTCAAGTCGGGCAAATACCGCGTGCTGGTCGCCACCGACATCGCCGCACGCGGCATCGACGTTCCGGCGCTGGGCCACGTCATCAACTTCGATGTGCCGGTGAGCGCTGAAGACTACGTACACCGCGCTGGCCGCACCGCCCGCGCCGGGCTGAGCGGCACGGCCATCACGCTGTTTTCCCGCGACGAGGAAGATGGCCTGCGGAGCATCGAGCGCTTTACCGGCAAGCCGATTGAACGCGCCACGCTGGCGGGCTTCGACTACAGCGCCAAGCCCAGCGAGGGGCTGGAAATTCCGCTGCGTGACCGTCTGGCCGCGCACCGTGCCCAGCGCAACGGCGGTCAGGGTGGCGGTCAGCGCGGCGGTGGACAGGGCGGCAGTCAGGGCCATGCCCGGCCCGCGTCGGCGCAGCAGGGACAGGGGCGCAGCGGCCAGGGCAGCGCGGGTCAGCGTCAGCAGTCGTCCGGTCAGGCCCGCCCCGCCGACAATGCCCGCTTCAGCACGGTGGCTCCGGCTCCCGGCGAGGGGCGCAGCGGCGGCAACCGGGGCGGTGGCCCTCGCCGCGGCGGCAGTGGTGGCGGCAGGCGCTAA
- a CDS encoding TetR/AcrR family transcriptional regulator has protein sequence MSSPKLPSPDADSPLSRREQITLVASRLFSERGYHATSMRDLAAELGMQGGSLYAHISGKEELLIEIVNRAARQFDAALFSLKTADIAPELKLREAMSRHVSVVAENMDSATVFFHEWKHLSAGPLASVIAWRDGIEHFYRDLIAEGVAAGVYRPELNIKMTATLVLSSVNWTYTWYRPGGTLSPQDVATSFEQMLVLGLGSAAAGRKD, from the coding sequence ATGTCGTCACCCAAACTACCTTCCCCCGATGCCGATTCGCCACTTTCACGCCGCGAGCAGATCACGCTGGTTGCCAGCCGTCTCTTCTCGGAGCGCGGCTATCATGCCACCAGCATGCGCGATCTGGCTGCCGAACTGGGCATGCAGGGCGGCAGCCTGTACGCCCACATCTCGGGCAAAGAAGAACTGCTGATCGAGATCGTGAACCGGGCCGCCCGCCAGTTCGACGCCGCACTGTTCAGCCTGAAAACTGCCGATATCGCGCCGGAACTCAAACTGCGCGAGGCGATGTCGCGGCATGTGTCGGTGGTGGCCGAGAACATGGACAGCGCCACCGTCTTCTTTCACGAATGGAAGCACCTGAGCGCCGGGCCGCTCGCCAGCGTCATCGCGTGGCGTGACGGCATCGAACATTTTTACCGCGACCTGATCGCTGAGGGCGTGGCGGCAGGCGTGTACCGCCCAGAACTGAACATCAAGATGACCGCCACCCTGGTGCTCAGCAGCGTGAACTGGACCTATACCTGGTATCGCCCCGGCGGCACCCTCAGCCCGCAGGACGTGGCGACCAGTTTCGAGCAGATGCTGGTGCTGGGCCTGGGGTCTGCCGCCGCAGGAAGGAAGGACTGA